The following coding sequences lie in one Metallumcola ferriviriculae genomic window:
- a CDS encoding DUF2284 domain-containing protein, with amino-acid sequence MDIRQRARQLGASKALIITKEQLVIEQAVRNACVENQCGHYDSNFMCPPHVGEISDFEEVLDEYSQGLLVQVKRDIKSLEDKEAILSLAGQLHQLVLAIEKEAKQQDYSRAKALSAGHCKLCEPCPINTGADTCIKPDLARPAMEAVGINVVESCRRAGAPLEFLQHEVTWVGLILLK; translated from the coding sequence GTGGATATCCGGCAAAGAGCCCGTCAACTAGGGGCGTCTAAAGCTCTAATTATTACCAAAGAGCAGTTAGTTATAGAACAGGCGGTAAGAAATGCTTGTGTTGAAAACCAATGCGGTCATTACGACAGTAACTTTATGTGCCCTCCCCATGTGGGAGAAATATCGGACTTTGAAGAAGTTCTTGATGAATACAGCCAAGGTCTATTAGTGCAGGTAAAACGTGATATTAAATCTCTCGAGGACAAAGAGGCAATTTTATCATTGGCTGGACAATTACATCAGTTGGTGCTAGCTATAGAAAAAGAAGCAAAGCAGCAGGACTATTCCCGCGCAAAGGCCTTAAGCGCAGGTCATTGTAAACTTTGCGAACCATGTCCGATTAATACGGGCGCCGACACGTGCATTAAACCCGACCTGGCTCGCCCTGCCATGGAAGCAGTGGGAATCAATGTAGTGGAAAGCTGCCGTCGCGCCGGGGCACCGCTTGAATTTTTGCAACATGAGGTTACCTGGGTTGGGCTGATCTTACTAAAATAA